The proteins below come from a single Puniceicoccales bacterium genomic window:
- the malQ gene encoding 4-alpha-glucanotransferase — protein sequence MRIEKDKKLRMEHLFRMEHLFNCLQQRSAGILHHLTCLPSDQGIGCIDGNAKSFLDFLRVSKIKYWQVCPLSPTGYGDSPYQSLSSFAGNPYLIDLNYFITEGFLSKEDMKPLAELPRDHVDFAKLNELFWPIIFSAAENFLKKNQSEDFNKFEKSTKWLDPFCRFMALKEYFDKKPWYQWPDEFSSIRNLKKLPPKVTKSINLHKAIQYIFHRQFSDLKNYARQNGVKLIGDIPIFPGLDSADLWANREIFLFDDKDQPTLVAGVPPDYFSESGQLWGNPLYNWQVLKKINYKWWLDRLERNLELYDVIRLDHFRGFYDFWAIPFGSETAKNGSWEPGPGIDFFKAIRKKFPKLECIAENLGDLNKGVTTMLEATGFPGMAVLQFAFSDFPKSTYLPHNQYRNNVMYTGTHDNNTLRGWFNSLDEMDKHNLRRYVKSDNNCIVWALINEAYKSTCNTAIICTQDILGLDHDARLNTPGTQMNNWAWRMTEEQFVALKKSSETLKELAEIYDR from the coding sequence ATGAGAATCGAAAAAGATAAAAAACTCCGGATGGAGCATTTATTCAGGATGGAACATTTATTCAATTGTTTACAGCAGCGTTCTGCTGGAATTTTACATCATCTGACCTGCTTGCCCAGTGATCAAGGCATAGGCTGTATCGATGGCAATGCAAAAAGCTTCCTGGATTTCCTTCGGGTAAGTAAAATAAAATACTGGCAAGTTTGCCCATTGTCTCCAACAGGTTATGGTGATTCTCCCTACCAAAGTTTATCCAGTTTCGCAGGCAATCCCTATCTGATAGATTTGAATTATTTTATAACAGAAGGTTTTCTTTCCAAAGAAGATATGAAACCTTTGGCCGAGCTTCCAAGGGACCATGTCGATTTTGCCAAATTAAATGAATTGTTCTGGCCCATAATATTCTCCGCTGCGGAAAATTTTCTCAAAAAAAATCAAAGCGAAGATTTTAATAAATTCGAAAAATCAACAAAATGGCTTGATCCATTCTGTAGATTCATGGCATTGAAAGAGTATTTTGACAAAAAACCTTGGTACCAATGGCCGGATGAGTTTTCATCCATTAGAAATCTGAAAAAACTTCCACCAAAAGTAACAAAATCCATAAACCTGCACAAAGCCATACAGTACATTTTTCATAGACAATTCTCTGACCTGAAAAACTATGCCCGACAAAATGGTGTCAAATTAATAGGAGATATCCCCATTTTTCCAGGTTTGGACAGCGCTGACCTTTGGGCTAACAGAGAAATTTTTCTATTCGATGATAAAGACCAACCTACACTGGTGGCCGGTGTCCCTCCAGACTACTTTTCGGAATCAGGACAATTGTGGGGCAATCCATTATATAACTGGCAAGTTCTCAAGAAGATAAATTACAAATGGTGGTTGGATCGCCTGGAAAGAAACCTCGAACTCTACGACGTGATTCGACTGGATCATTTCCGTGGTTTCTACGATTTCTGGGCCATACCCTTCGGCTCCGAAACGGCCAAAAATGGTTCCTGGGAGCCAGGGCCAGGTATAGATTTTTTCAAAGCTATCCGAAAAAAATTTCCGAAATTAGAATGTATTGCTGAAAATTTAGGTGATCTAAATAAAGGCGTAACCACCATGCTTGAAGCCACTGGTTTTCCAGGCATGGCCGTCTTGCAATTCGCTTTTTCAGACTTCCCCAAAAGTACTTATCTACCACATAATCAGTACCGAAACAATGTCATGTACACTGGTACCCACGATAATAATACCCTACGAGGTTGGTTTAACTCCTTGGATGAAATGGATAAACATAACCTGCGACGCTATGTAAAGTCCGACAATAATTGCATAGTCTGGGCACTCATAAATGAAGCCTATAAATCGACCTGCAATACAGCCATAATTTGCACTCAGGATATACTAGGACTGGACCACGACGCTAGACTAAATACACCTGGCACCCAAATGAATAACTGGGCATGGAGAATGACCGAAGAACAGTTTGTAGCACTGAAAAAATCCTCGGAAACCCTCAAAGAATTGGCCGAAATCTATGATCGATGA
- a CDS encoding ATP-binding cassette domain-containing protein, with product MLISKISVKNLTMSYGKTVVMNNVTFEVKPGEIFLIIGESGCGKSTLLKHMIGLKSTKPGTIFYDGIDLIDVLEDSTKSLATRFGVLYQSGALWSSMTLAENVALPLEEFANLQKNKIEEIVNFKLSLVGLEKHGHLYPSEISGGMRKRAGLARAIVLDPDILFLDEPSAGLDPISAKNLDDLILKMRETLGTTMVIVTHDLCSIFKIGDNAIYLDADSKTGLATGSPNQLLENFNTKVKCFLTRGELCNK from the coding sequence ATGTTGATAAGTAAGATTTCAGTCAAAAATTTGACCATGAGCTATGGAAAAACCGTGGTGATGAATAATGTGACCTTTGAGGTGAAGCCCGGTGAAATTTTTCTGATAATTGGCGAAAGTGGCTGTGGGAAAAGTACATTGCTGAAACATATGATAGGATTAAAATCCACCAAGCCGGGTACCATATTTTATGACGGCATAGATCTTATCGATGTGCTGGAGGATTCAACCAAATCCTTGGCGACACGGTTTGGAGTGCTCTACCAAAGCGGAGCGTTATGGAGTTCAATGACATTGGCAGAAAATGTGGCATTGCCGCTGGAAGAATTTGCGAATTTGCAAAAAAATAAGATTGAAGAAATCGTAAATTTTAAGCTTTCGTTGGTTGGTCTGGAAAAACATGGGCACCTGTATCCATCGGAAATTTCTGGAGGCATGCGTAAACGAGCTGGTCTGGCAAGGGCCATAGTTTTAGACCCAGACATATTGTTTTTAGATGAACCCTCCGCTGGATTGGACCCGATCAGTGCAAAAAATCTCGATGATTTGATCCTTAAAATGCGTGAAACCCTAGGCACAACCATGGTAATTGTGACTCATGACCTCTGTAGTATTTTCAAAATTGGTGATAATGCCATCTATCTAGATGCGGATTCCAAAACTGGTTTGGCCACCGGATCGCCAAATCAATTGCTTGAAAATTTTAATACTAAAGTAAAGTGCTTCCTCACCCGAGGAGAATTATGTAACAAATGA
- the kdsB gene encoding 3-deoxy-manno-octulosonate cytidylyltransferase encodes MHSVIAIPARWSSSRFPGKILADLDGIPVLKRVWTKACAVTDVDEVVVLVDEDMVRQEAMSWGAKVITTSPDCSCGTERIASALDRIEGDFIINLQADEPLLDINVLKKIVQFAKNNDCEMVTPVFKLVNSEDIFDQNLVKVVVNSLGEAMYFSRSTIPFIRDEKDRSKWLEAYNFLGHIGVYGYAREVLLKYYSLKSSKLEDVEKLEQLRFLDNGFRISTLMADGPTIEINTPEDMQKALEFLKNSVDHRS; translated from the coding sequence ATGCATAGTGTTATTGCTATACCTGCTAGATGGTCGTCTAGTCGATTTCCGGGTAAGATTTTGGCAGACTTGGATGGCATTCCGGTGCTAAAGCGCGTATGGACTAAGGCTTGTGCTGTTACTGATGTTGATGAGGTTGTGGTACTTGTTGATGAAGATATGGTTCGCCAAGAGGCCATGTCCTGGGGCGCGAAAGTGATTACCACTTCACCGGATTGTTCCTGTGGTACCGAAAGGATTGCTTCGGCTTTGGATCGGATTGAAGGTGATTTTATCATAAATCTTCAGGCTGACGAGCCGCTACTGGACATAAATGTATTGAAAAAAATAGTACAATTTGCCAAAAATAATGACTGCGAGATGGTCACGCCCGTATTCAAACTCGTTAACAGCGAAGATATTTTTGATCAAAATCTGGTAAAAGTTGTGGTAAATTCTTTGGGTGAGGCGATGTATTTTTCAAGGAGCACCATACCATTTATTCGGGATGAAAAGGACAGGTCAAAATGGCTAGAGGCCTATAATTTTCTTGGTCATATTGGAGTTTACGGCTATGCCAGGGAAGTTTTGCTAAAATATTACTCATTAAAGTCCAGCAAGTTAGAGGACGTTGAAAAATTAGAGCAGCTAAGATTTTTAGACAATGGTTTCCGCATTAGCACGCTAATGGCTGATGGTCCGACCATAGAAATAAATACGCCGGAGGATATGCAGAAAGCCCTGGAGTTTTTAAAAAATTCCGTGGATCATCGATCATAG
- a CDS encoding AURKAIP1/COX24 domain-containing protein gives MGNLKKKRRLKMNKHKRSKRSRANRHKKRTWGN, from the coding sequence ATGGGGAATCTGAAAAAAAAGCGTAGGTTGAAAATGAATAAGCATAAACGCAGTAAGCGTTCTAGGGCAAATAGGCATAAGAAAAGGACCTGGGGAAATTAG
- the murB gene encoding UDP-N-acetylmuramate dehydrogenase → MYPRNFIFVGVFGMGMAPLAIYMAQQGHTVYGWDDNENESMALLLEKNGIVILAGDHWPKSIDQLIYSNAIGPNHPMLNYARLNKLEYIKRGIFLSKIAKNKKLVAITGSHGKSSATALLIHLLKEHSVPFSHIIGALPRDRSFPANFDKNSELLICEVDESDGTIENFTPYITTILNFDDDHLINYGSFDAMKNAISKLFSQTSHSIIVPQTDEMLVNLAKASGSAPRKFCPDPSSFATHNLFAIFSTFEAITGTKPDLDKVNKFNGLQRRDDFLGIINGHDIFCDYAHNPAEISAYITSKADKKNYILFQPHRYTRTKQYLAEFSEVLKKSIQTVILPVYKSDEIDKIPGGTSQDLLNLCHDHPTALAETNHDLQEKVSQFLSTTDEANLLFIGAGSLNLMANAMIKDIKAKEITKELHANGLADELGLSVTTKLSDHSTFKIGGTAKIFTEPSHLDSLLALLSILKKYQFPWLILGNGSNMLFDDEGFAGAVIALTNKFWKQVIWSDENTVTVSAGTSLKTFCHDVASHGFLDIAGLCGIPSTVGGALIMNAGANNMEISTPLISVKILNANGEICNINKSELKFSYRSGIDVKSGIILSALFQFKNKAPLKDIMDASKEFTRKRLLSQPLEPSAGSVFKNPPSLSAGRLIDDCGLKGTKVGGASISPKHANFIVNNGHASAIDVKTLIKIARERVYEKHEIFLNREILLASELI, encoded by the coding sequence ATGTATCCTAGAAATTTTATATTCGTTGGTGTATTCGGAATGGGCATGGCACCACTGGCCATATATATGGCACAGCAAGGACATACAGTTTATGGCTGGGATGACAATGAAAATGAATCCATGGCACTTTTGCTGGAAAAAAATGGCATTGTGATTCTAGCCGGTGACCATTGGCCCAAATCCATAGATCAGCTGATATATTCCAATGCCATTGGCCCAAATCATCCTATGCTTAACTATGCTAGATTGAACAAGTTAGAATACATCAAACGGGGTATATTTTTGTCAAAGATCGCTAAAAACAAAAAGCTAGTGGCCATCACCGGTTCCCATGGTAAAAGTTCTGCCACGGCTCTCCTAATCCATCTGCTTAAAGAACATAGCGTTCCATTTAGCCATATCATCGGCGCCCTGCCTAGAGATCGCTCATTTCCAGCAAATTTCGATAAAAATTCAGAACTGCTTATCTGTGAAGTGGATGAAAGCGATGGTACCATTGAAAATTTTACACCATATATCACGACCATATTGAATTTTGATGACGATCACTTGATCAACTATGGCTCCTTTGACGCCATGAAAAATGCCATTTCAAAGCTTTTTTCACAAACTAGCCACAGCATAATTGTCCCACAAACCGATGAAATGCTGGTCAATTTGGCCAAGGCCTCCGGTTCTGCTCCACGGAAATTTTGTCCGGACCCTAGCTCATTCGCTACCCACAATCTATTCGCCATTTTTAGCACCTTTGAGGCAATTACTGGCACCAAGCCAGATTTGGATAAAGTAAACAAATTCAATGGTTTACAACGCAGAGATGATTTTCTTGGTATCATTAATGGCCACGACATCTTCTGTGACTATGCCCACAATCCAGCAGAAATTTCAGCCTACATCACATCCAAAGCCGATAAAAAAAATTACATTCTGTTCCAACCCCACAGATATACCAGGACGAAACAGTACCTGGCTGAATTCTCAGAAGTTTTAAAAAAATCCATTCAAACAGTCATTCTTCCGGTGTATAAGTCCGACGAAATTGATAAAATCCCCGGTGGTACCAGCCAAGATTTGCTGAATCTATGCCACGATCATCCTACGGCTCTTGCCGAAACCAACCACGATTTACAGGAAAAAGTGTCGCAGTTTTTATCCACAACCGACGAAGCAAATTTGTTGTTCATCGGAGCAGGTAGCCTAAACCTAATGGCCAATGCCATGATAAAAGATATAAAAGCCAAAGAAATAACTAAGGAATTGCATGCCAATGGATTAGCCGATGAACTTGGATTGTCTGTGACCACAAAATTGTCGGACCATAGCACATTTAAAATAGGTGGAACGGCAAAAATTTTCACCGAACCAAGTCACCTGGATTCGCTGCTCGCATTACTATCCATCCTAAAAAAATACCAATTTCCTTGGCTCATCCTAGGCAATGGATCCAATATGCTCTTCGATGACGAAGGTTTTGCCGGCGCAGTGATAGCTCTGACCAATAAGTTTTGGAAACAAGTTATCTGGTCGGATGAAAATACAGTAACAGTCTCCGCTGGAACATCTTTGAAAACATTTTGCCATGATGTGGCAAGCCATGGGTTCTTGGATATAGCTGGTCTATGTGGCATCCCTTCCACTGTGGGCGGAGCGTTGATCATGAACGCCGGTGCCAACAATATGGAAATTTCCACACCACTGATTTCGGTTAAAATTCTAAATGCCAACGGCGAAATATGTAATATAAATAAATCTGAGCTTAAATTTAGTTACAGGTCTGGCATCGATGTAAAATCTGGCATAATACTATCTGCCCTATTCCAGTTCAAAAACAAAGCACCTCTCAAAGACATAATGGACGCATCCAAAGAGTTCACGCGCAAGAGGTTGTTATCACAGCCACTGGAACCAAGTGCCGGAAGTGTTTTTAAAAATCCACCCAGTCTGTCGGCCGGCAGATTGATCGATGACTGTGGGCTGAAAGGTACCAAAGTCGGCGGTGCATCAATCTCTCCAAAGCACGCGAATTTCATAGTAAATAACGGCCATGCTTCGGCCATCGATGTAAAAACCTTAATAAAAATTGCCCGGGAACGGGTCTATGAAAAACACGAAATTTTTTTAAATCGTGAAATTTTGTTGGCATCGGAACTAATTTGA